ATGGCGAGAACGCCGCTGGCGGATTTTTTCAACAGCCCCCTTCAGGATTTCCATCACTGGCGTTCATGTCCTTCCGGTTCGATGTGGACGACCACGTCCTCCAGCGATTCAAAATGATCAATGAGATGCTCTTCAATCCGGTTGGCGAGGGTATGGGCTTTTTCGACTGATAGGGTCGGATCAAGTGAACCGAGAGATCCATGAAGACATGATGGTTCAGCCCGCGTGTTCTGATATCGTGACAATGTAGGACGCCGGATATCGACATTACAGCTGTGTGAACTTCCTCAGGGTTCAATCGAACTGTGTCTGTTAGAGAAGACAGAACGTCTTTGAGCACGATGGATGCGGTCCAGGCGGTCACGCCGGCAATCAGGACCGCCACCAGAGGATCAACGAAGGCATATCCGGCTTTCACAGCTAAGAGCCCTGCCAGGACTGAACATGATGTCAGGACATCACTCGCCGTGTGATAGGAGTCCGCTGTGAGAATATCGCTTCTGAGTTCAATGCCTTTCCGCCGTTCCCATTGAGACACGAAGATATTGATCCCCATGGTTCCGATCATGATGAAAAAACTGATCCCGGTTACCTGAGGGTGCAGGTCCAAAGTCCAT
Above is a window of Candidatus Nitrospira neomarina DNA encoding:
- a CDS encoding cation diffusion facilitator family transporter; protein product: MSRLGEIRRILWWILILNLIVAAAKWGYGVMTYSLGLQADGLHSTFDGLSNVIGLIGLWLATATPDAHHPYGHKKFETLAAGSIGGFLVMTCLYLLWKAYQSWTLDLHPQVTGISFFIMIGTMGINIFVSQWERRKGIELRSDILTADSYHTASDVLTSCSVLAGLLAVKAGYAFVDPLVAVLIAGVTAWTASIVLKDVLSSLTDTVRLNPEEVHTAVMSISGVLHCHDIRTRGLNHHVFMDLSVHLIRPYQSKKPIPSPTGLKSISLIILNRWRTWSSTSNRKDMNASDGNPEGGC